A single genomic interval of Dromiciops gliroides isolate mDroGli1 chromosome 1, mDroGli1.pri, whole genome shotgun sequence harbors:
- the LOC122736318 gene encoding UPF0764 protein C16orf89 homolog has translation MYLMGLLVLLPLLLPPLSLQQQDFLENKVAMGQMILPALEKATSFMEKRFRELNLDGVLGFWVQEVQLQGVLEKWAQDPALKPLSLRVEKIVKKLLPLIARATVYLKLSDSKYLKEFQETLQPGFWKLPHSWGHTNSSMVYSKFDYSDSFSEELSDSCMTLLLGTKKEGLQSCTVTDLCREVMTKPGCIGYALSHQLLYFLFAKMKGCSDGLFLQSKYYIDIFCANMMELNLKTEEVGFPLPNRDIFMENIMFCGLSGYSDFYKPRWLQTILTWQRPKEGCFGKPYDNINQLYRVGEDQQQSLRRVKRREKGFADGCSSHNTAVAVAALGGFLYHSAEHSPTTIKPH, from the exons ATGTACCTAATGGGGCTGCTGGTCTTGCTGCCATTGCTGTTACCACCATTATCTCTCCAACAACAGGACTTCTTGGAGAACAAGGTTGCCATGGGCCAAATGATCCTTCCTGCCCTGGAGAAAGCCACCTCATTCATGGAGAAGAGATTCAGGGAGCTTAACCTGGATGGAGTGCTGGGATTCTGGGTACAGGAAG TGCAGCTGCAAGGTGTCTTGGAGAAATGGGCCCAGGATCCTGCCCTGAAGCCCCTCAGCCTGAGGGTAGAGAAGATAGTGAAGAAGTTGTTACCACTCATTGCCAGGGCCACAGTCTACCTCAAGCTCAGTGACTCTAAGTACTTAAAAG AATTCCAAGAGACTCTACAGCCAGGATTTTGGAAACTCCCTCATTCATGGGGTCACACCAACTCCTCCATGGTCTACTCCAAGTTTGACTACTCAGATTCTTTCTCAGAAGAATTAAGTGATTCATGCATGACGCTCTTACTAGGAACCAA GAAGGAGGGCTTGCAGTCCTGCACTGTCACTGACCTCTGCAGGGAAGTCATGACCAAGCCTGGCTGCATAGGCTATGCACTGTCACACCAGCTCCTCTATTTCCTGTTTGCCAAAATG AAAGGATGCTCAGATGGCCTGTTTCTCCAGTCCAAATACTACATAGATATTTTTTGCGCTAACATGATGGAACTGAACTTGAAAACTGAAGAAGTTGGATTCCCACTTCCCAATAGAGATATCTTCATGGAAAATA TCATGTTCTGTGGACTTTCTGGCTACTCAGATTTCTACAAGCCTAGATGGCTACAGACTATTCTCACCTGGCAGCGACCTAAGGAGGGCTGCTTTGGGAAGCCTT ATGACAATATAAACCAATTATATAGAGTTGGTGAAGACCAACAACAATCATTGAGAAGAgttaagaggagagagaaaggatttGCAG ATGGGTGTTCTTCCCACAATACAGCTGTGGCAGTTGCAGCCTTGGGTGGCTTCCTTTATCACTCTGCAGAACATTCACCAACCACCATCAAACCTCATTAA